Proteins from one Gossypium raimondii isolate GPD5lz chromosome 8, ASM2569854v1, whole genome shotgun sequence genomic window:
- the LOC105790457 gene encoding receptor-like protein 13 translates to MEAKSLWVLLATLLFIIQGWPQTEGCLEHERIALFQLKSFFNDPFSLKDWVDVKGSNCCQWEGVKCNITSKRVIGLDLDSTRKRYSYGYLNVSLFLPFEKLKSLDLSSNGIIGLVNNQVFLSSAFNNLETLDLSHNNLDASILSGLVNNQVSLSSAFNNLEILDLSFNNFDASILSRSDISSGLSNLKSLIISQNGLEGSIDITAFNNLTKLKKLDMSHNYDIERLGKCPYILLYQIATFIILISKCFVDGKRLNLTNLEVLNLDYNSFEKSSLAQLGGFFNLKKLNMQENQLQGSINIKVLNNLTKLKQLDLSSNKIENLQSSHDGERPLNLTNLEELTLNSNSFTNSLLAQLSGFSNLKSLDIGYNQLKGSINIKELLDALSNLEELDISENEVKEIVPIKNKDNGSLGKLKVARLNSVFTDGTASLIQLLETFSSVNTLYLSENYFNDTFSTQDQLHGSSKIEELVLDYSSLNNNILQSFGGLASLKALYLGSCGLSTLHTQGWCDLRKLETLDLSENSLGGALPSCLANLSSLRYLDISGNQFIGKGASPALANLTSLRFMFLSRNLFEVPSIFMSFANHLHLKVLFGDQNKLVREPTIQTWVPKFQLKAFLFSNCTTKELHIEIPKFLYYQNDLSMVDLSYNNFVGKFPFWLLENNTRMGAFLMEGNSFMGHLNLPSHPKPKMSIVDISGNKLEGPILASVCSIFPQLKGLNLSDNFFQGNIPPCLGSLNTTYLILDLSHNHLSGGIPEMLAQSDSLELLRLSNNDLSGKIAPTIFCSPSLQFLYLDGNKFDGNIPDIDISTCHPYSLTDMDLSNNNLSGELPRWIWNMSLNALAVSNNQLKGLIPKELCHYTLQILDLSKNNFFGPIPSCFNAHSLKHLHLSKNRLSGTLTNAFFNSSSLVTLDLSENQLTGEIPYWIGNLSTLSVLLLKANYFIGEIPIEICKLYSLSIIDLSQNKFSGLIPSCLSRLTLEPNDKKSSTILYALDFDGILDFGGILEGANYIGMTRWDLSDSGFDLHFFIENLEEKVDYTTKGASRTIKGNILEYMSGIDLSCNRLTGEIPREIGNLSEIRSLNLSHNNLTGHIPSTFSKLKQIESLDLSHNNLIGRIPVQLTELYALAVFNVSYNNLSGSIPSPKAQFGTFDESSYVANPFLCGSPLHKNCSDLDSPPTAAPKSSNEEEESGLMDKYVFWVTFFVSYVIVLLVIVLILYINPYWRQAWFSFVEHCIKTCQYFIEDNLL, encoded by the exons ATGGAAGCTAAATCGTTGTGGGTACTACTCGCTACACTTCTGTTTATCATACAAGGCTGGCCTCAGACTGAGGGGTGCTTGGAGCATGAGAGAATTGCTCTCTTCCAACTCAAATCTTTCTTCAATGACCCTTTCTCTTTGAAGGATTGGGTGGATGTGAAGGGTTCGAATTGTTGTCAATGGGAAGGAGTTAAGTGCAACATCACTAGCAAACGAGTAATAGGTCTGGATCTTGATTCCACACGTAAACGGTATTCATATGGGTATCTCAATGTCTCTTTATTTCTTCCATTTGAGAAATTGAAAAGTCTTGATCTGAGTAGCAATGGAATTATAGGTCTTGTGAATAACCAAG TATTTTTATCATCTGCTTTCAACAACTTAGAAACGCTTGACTTATCCCACAATAACTTGGATGCGAGTATCTTATCAG GTCTTGTGAATAACCAAG TATCTTTATCATCTGCTTTCAACAACTTAGAAATCCTTGACTTATCCTTCAATAACTTCGATGCCAGTATCTTATCAA GATCTGATATATCTTCAGGGTTATCAAATTTAAAGTCTTTGATTATTAGCCAAAACGGATTGGAAGGGTCAATAGATATTACAG CATTCAATAATCTCACCAAATTGAAGAAGTTGGATATGAGTCACAATTATGATATTGAGAGACTTGGTAAGTGTccatatattttactttatcaaattGCTACCTTTATTATACTAATATCTAAATGCTTTGTAGATGGTAAAAGgcttaatttgacaaatttagaAGTGCTTAATTTGGATTACAACTCTTTCGAAAAAAGTTCATTGGCACAGCTTGGTGGGTTTTTCAATCTAAAGAAATTGAATATGCAGGAAAACCAGCTTCAAGgatcaataaatattaaag TGTTGAATAATCTGACAAAGCTAAAGCAGTTGGATTTGAGTAGCAATAAAATTGAGAACCTCCAATCTTCTCATG ATGGTGAGAGGCCACTTAATTTAACCAATTTAGAAGAGCTTACATTGAATTCCAACTCCTTCACAAACAGTTTATTGGCACAGCTTAGTGGGTTTTCCAATTTAAAGTCGCTGGATATAGGGTATAACCAGCTTAAAGgatcaataaatattaaag AATTATTAGATGCTTTAAGCAACTTAGAGGAGCTAGACATAAGCGAGAATGAGGTGAAGGAAATTGTGCCCATAAAGAATAAAG ACAATGGAAGTTTGGGAAAGCTAAAGGTTGCTAGATTAAACAGTGTGTTCACCGATGGAACTGCTTCTCTAATACAGCTTCTAGAGACATTCTCATCTGTCAACACATTATATTTGAGTGAAAATTACTTCAACGACACCTTTTCTACTCAAg atCAATTGCATGGATCGAGCAAAATAGAGGAATTGGTGTTGGATTATTCATCTCTCAACAACAACATTCTTCAAAGCTTTGGTGGACTGGCTTCTCTCAAAGCCTTGTATTTAGGTTCCTGTGGGTTGTCGACATTACATACCCAag gatGGTGTGATTTACGGAAGCTTGAGACGTTGGATCTTAGTGAAAATTCTCTTGGGGGAGCACTCCCTTCATGTTTGGCAAACCTGTCATCTCTTCGTTATTTGGATATTTCCGGTAATCAATTCATCGGAAAAGGTGCCTCCCCCGCTCTAGCCAATCTCACATCGCTTAGATTCATGTTTCTTTCACGAAATCTATTCGAAGTTCCATCAATTTTCATGTCATTTGCCAACCACTTACACCTCAAAGTCCTCTTTGGCGATCAAAACAAGTTAGTCAGAGAGCCTACCATTCAAACATGGGTCCCAAAGTTCCAACTAAAAGCCTTCCTTTTCTCGAATTGCACAACAAAGGAACTCCACATTGAAATTCCAAAATTCCTCTACTACCAAAATGATCTGAGTATGGTTGATctttcatataataattttgtaggGAAGTTTCCTTTTTGGTTGTTAGAGAACAATACAAGAATGGGAGCATTTTTAATGGAGGGTAACTCTTTTATGGGCCATCTCAATCTTCCATCTCATCCGAAACCAAAAATGTCCATTGTTGATATATCTGGCAACAAACTAGAAGGTCCAATTCTAGCAAGCGTTTGTTCAATCTTTCCACAACTAAAGGGGTTAAACCTATCAGACAATTTCTTTCAAGGAAATATTCCTCCTTGTTTAGGTAGTTTGAACActacatatttaatattagatCTGTCACATAATCATCTATCAGGTGGAATACCAGAAATGTTAGCTCAAAGTGACTCGTTGGAGCTTCTTAGGTTATCAAATAATGATCTAAGTGGGAAGATAGCCCCAACGATCTTTTGCTCACCTtcattacaatttttatatttagatgGCAATAAGTTTGATGGAAATATACCTGACATTGATATCTCAACATGTCATCCGTATAGTCTTACTGATATGGATTTAAGTAACAACAATTTGTCTGGAGAGCTCCCAAGATGGATATGGAATATGTCTTTAAATGCATTAGCAGTATCCAACAATCAGCTCAAGGGTCTTATTCCAAAGGAATTGTGCCATTATACCCTTCAAATTTTGGACCTttcaaaaaacaatttttttggcCCAATACCATCTTGCTTCAATGCACACAGTCTCAAACATCTCCATTTGAGCAAAAATAGGTTAAGTGGTACCTTGACAAATGCATTCTTTAATAGCTCTTCCTTGGTGACTTTAGATCTTAGTGAAAACCAGTTGACTGGTGAAATTCCATACTGGATTGGAAATCTTTCAACATTGAGTGTTCTCCTTCTAAAAGCCAATTATTTTATTGGAGAAATTCCCATTGAGATATGTAAATTGTATTCATTAAGCATCATAGATCTTTCTCAAAACAAGTTTTCTGGTCTGATACCTTCTTGTTTGAGTCGTTTAACTCTTGAGCCAAATGATAAAAAATCTTCGACAATACTCTATGCGTTGGATTTTGATGGAATCTTGGATTTTGGAGGAATCTTGGAGGGAGCTAATTATATTGGAATGACCAGATGGGATTTGTCCGATTCTGGATTCGATCTACATTTCTTTATTGAGAATCTAGAAGAAAAGGTGGATTATACAACAAAGGGAGCATCTCGCACAATCAAAGGAAACATTCTTGAGTACATGTCTGGAATTGATTTATCATGTAATAGATTAACAGGTGAAATTCCCAGAGAGATTGGAAATTTGAGTGAAATCCGATCACTAAACTTGTCACACAACAATTTGACTGGACATATACCGTCAACGTTCTCAAAGCTCAAGCAAATTGAGAGTTTGGACCTGTCTCACAACAACTTAATTGGAAGAATCCCTGTTCAATTGACGGAGTTGTACGCCTTAGCAGTCTTCAATGTGTCATACAACAACTTGTCAGGGAGTATTCCGTCTCCGAAAGCTCAATTTGGAACCTTCGACGAAAGCAGTTACGTGGCGAATCCTTTCCTCTGCGGGTCTCCCCTACATAAAAATTGTAGCGACCTTGATTCACCCCCGACAGCAGCACCAAAGAGCTCAAACGAGGAAGAAGAAAGTGGTTTGATGGACAAGTATGTTTTCTGGGTGACCTTTTTTGTTTCTTACGTAATTGTGTTACTGGTTATTGTTCTCATCCTGTATATAAATCCTTATTGGCGACAAGCATGGTTTTCTTTTGTTGAACACTGCATCAAGACCTGCCAGTATTTTATTGAGGACAATCTTCTATGA